The DNA sequence GCCGGTGATTCTCCATCCGCCGACGCCCTTCTCAAGAGCGGAGAGGCGGCTGTCGAAGCCGTCCACTTTCACGCCAAGCGCTTCCAGCTCGGGCTGGAACTCCACCACCAGCGCCTTCAGCTTCTCAAGGTCTTCCCCGCTCAGGCCGCCCGCGGCCATCATGCGCGCCACCATCGTCGCGATCTCGTAGCGGGTCATGGCGCGGTT is a window from the Pyramidobacter piscolens W5455 genome containing:
- a CDS encoding S-layer homology domain-containing protein; its protein translation is MKKMLAVVAAASLVAVAAPAFAANPFSDVPMNHWAYDAVEQLSAKGILEGYPNGTFKGNRAMTRYEIATMVARMMAAGGLSGEDLEKLKALVVEFQPELEALGVKVDGFDSRLSALEKGVGGWRITG